From Micromonospora echinospora, one genomic window encodes:
- a CDS encoding ABC transporter permease, which yields MRRTRLRAVTRRLGTGLVVLWAAATAAYLALLAAPGDTVDAIVGDGVDTPQIRAEITAEWGLDRPPIVQYLDYLRRLAEGDLGRSYLLHRPVAEVIGEQLAPTLTLAVAAAGLGALLALALAAATAGDRRSWLRRVSSGAELLVVSTPTFLIGIVLLTVFSFRLGLFPVAGDQGLAALVLPAVTLALPIAGLLAQVLRDALDRALDEPFVLTARSRGLGERAVLLRHALRHALLPAVTLAGWLFGILLGGAVIVEQVFGRPGLGQVTLSAVSGKDMPVVLAVVTLSAAVYVVVNTAADLAYLLIDPRLRRS from the coding sequence ATGCGCCGGACCCGCCTACGCGCCGTGACCCGCCGGCTCGGCACCGGACTCGTCGTCCTCTGGGCCGCGGCCACCGCCGCCTATCTCGCGTTGCTGGCCGCGCCCGGGGACACCGTCGACGCCATCGTCGGCGACGGTGTCGACACCCCGCAGATCCGGGCCGAGATCACCGCTGAGTGGGGCCTGGACCGGCCCCCGATCGTGCAGTACCTCGACTACCTGCGTCGCCTCGCCGAAGGCGATCTGGGCCGCTCCTACCTGCTGCACCGTCCCGTCGCGGAGGTGATCGGCGAGCAGCTCGCCCCCACCCTCACCCTCGCCGTGGCGGCCGCCGGGCTCGGCGCGTTGCTGGCCCTCGCGCTCGCCGCGGCGACCGCCGGTGATCGACGGTCCTGGTTGCGCCGGGTCAGCTCCGGCGCCGAGCTGCTGGTGGTGTCCACCCCGACGTTCCTCATCGGCATCGTGCTGCTCACCGTCTTCTCGTTCCGACTGGGCCTCTTCCCGGTCGCCGGCGATCAGGGCCTCGCGGCACTGGTGCTCCCTGCGGTCACCCTCGCCCTGCCCATCGCCGGGCTGCTCGCCCAGGTCCTGCGGGACGCGCTCGACCGGGCACTGGACGAACCGTTCGTGCTCACCGCCCGATCACGTGGGCTGGGGGAGCGGGCGGTGCTGCTACGTCACGCCCTGCGTCACGCTCTGCTGCCGGCGGTCACGCTCGCCGGTTGGCTCTTCGGGATCCTGCTCGGCGGGGCCGTCATCGTCGAGCAGGTCTTCGGTCGGCCCGGCCTCGGCCAGGTGACCCTGTCCGCGGTGAGCGGCAAGGACATGCCGGTCGTGTTGGCCGTGGTGACCCTCTCCGCTGCCGTCTACGTAGTGGTCAACACCGCCGCCGACCTCGCGTACCTGCTCATCGACCCGCGCCTGCGGAGGAGCTGA
- a CDS encoding ABC transporter permease, whose protein sequence is MTVTLAGTTTHVDGEAVHPVVRPRRRLRPGPLAAGAYLLVLLVAVVRPGLLAPGDPLAADPLTVLASPDAAHWFGTDHLGRDVWTRVVHGAGHSLTIGVAATAIAVTAGVLLGLLAGLAHRIADEALSRSFDALSAFPMLLLALLLIAVVGPGTTSLIIAIGVATLPHHARVVRAQTLLVGRTGYVEQAVTFGLSRTRLVARHVLPNVLGPIPVLAVIGLGEAVLAASGLSFLGMGPQPPSPEWGAMLSEGRNYLRVGWWISILPGAAITLTVVALTVLGRHWQARLDGRQPR, encoded by the coding sequence ATGACCGTGACTCTGGCCGGCACCACCACCCACGTGGACGGCGAGGCCGTCCACCCGGTCGTCCGCCCACGACGACGGCTTCGGCCGGGTCCGCTGGCCGCCGGTGCGTACCTGCTCGTGCTGCTCGTGGCCGTGGTCCGGCCCGGACTGCTCGCCCCCGGCGACCCGCTCGCCGCCGACCCGCTCACCGTTCTCGCCTCACCCGACGCGGCGCACTGGTTCGGCACCGATCACCTCGGCCGCGACGTGTGGACCCGGGTGGTGCACGGCGCCGGGCACTCGCTCACCATCGGCGTCGCCGCCACCGCCATCGCAGTCACCGCCGGCGTGCTGCTCGGCCTGCTCGCCGGTCTCGCCCACCGGATCGCCGACGAGGCGCTCAGCCGTTCCTTCGACGCACTGTCGGCGTTCCCCATGCTGCTGCTGGCGTTGCTGCTCATCGCCGTCGTCGGGCCCGGCACCACCAGCCTCATCATCGCCATCGGCGTCGCCACCCTGCCCCACCATGCTCGGGTGGTCCGCGCACAGACGCTGCTCGTCGGTCGCACCGGATACGTCGAGCAGGCCGTGACCTTCGGCCTGTCCCGGACCCGGCTGGTGGCACGCCACGTGCTCCCGAACGTCCTCGGCCCCATCCCGGTGCTCGCCGTGATCGGGCTCGGCGAGGCCGTTCTCGCCGCCTCCGGCCTCAGCTTCCTCGGCATGGGACCACAACCACCCTCACCGGAATGGGGCGCGATGCTCTCCGAGGGCCGCAACTACCTGCGGGTGGGCTGGTGGATCAGCATCCTGCCGGGTGCCGCGATCACCCTCACCGTGGTGGCGCTGACCGTACTGGGCCGGCACTGGCAGGCCCGCCTCGACGGGCGGCAGCCCCGATGA
- a CDS encoding dipeptide ABC transporter ATP-binding protein — MSPLVAVEDLHVTFTTPTGEVRAVRGIDLTVERGECVALVGESGSGKSVTARTLVGFPGPGARVRADRLDLAGQDVRGYRTRDWRRIRGRLAGLVLQDALVSLDPLRPVGAEIAEVLATHGIVARRERAGRATHLLDQVQVPEPERRARQYPHQLSGGLRQRALIASALAGEPPLLIADEPTTALDVTVQAQILALLAERRAAGLSLLLISHDLAVVGQIADRILVMRDGEIVEQGPTDRLLRAPNHPYTRQLLDAVPSASSRGRRLSAPARRSPGATSVRVALPARPPVRADDTVLTAAGLTKRYGEHTVVRDVSFTIARGETLGLVGESGSGKSTVARIIAGLLEPDTGDVTFAQAGWSGVAERHRRPLRRRLQVISQDPLSSFDPRYTVGEVIAENLDSGLSRSERADHVVDLLRRVGLGPQQRDRHPRALSGGQRQRVAIARAVAPRPSLIVCDEPVSALDVSVQAQVLDLLAELRAADGTALLFISHDLGVVHHLADRVLVMQDGAVVEQGPVGDVFCFPRHDYTR, encoded by the coding sequence ATGAGTCCGCTGGTCGCCGTCGAGGACCTGCACGTCACCTTCACCACCCCGACCGGCGAGGTACGGGCGGTACGGGGTATCGACCTCACCGTCGAACGCGGCGAGTGCGTCGCCCTCGTCGGTGAGTCCGGCTCGGGCAAGAGCGTCACCGCCCGTACCCTCGTCGGTTTCCCCGGCCCTGGTGCCCGCGTCCGTGCCGACCGCCTCGACCTCGCCGGCCAGGACGTGCGCGGCTACCGGACCCGCGACTGGCGGCGCATCCGCGGCCGGCTCGCCGGCCTCGTGCTGCAGGACGCGCTGGTCTCCCTGGACCCGCTGCGCCCGGTGGGCGCGGAGATCGCCGAGGTCCTCGCCACCCATGGCATCGTCGCCCGCCGGGAACGCGCCGGCCGCGCCACCCACCTGCTCGACCAGGTCCAGGTGCCGGAACCAGAACGCCGCGCCCGCCAGTACCCCCACCAGCTCTCCGGCGGGCTGCGTCAACGGGCCCTGATCGCCTCGGCGCTCGCCGGGGAACCCCCGCTGCTGATCGCCGACGAACCCACCACCGCGCTCGACGTCACCGTGCAGGCGCAGATTCTGGCGCTGCTCGCCGAGCGCCGGGCCGCCGGACTGAGCCTGCTGCTGATCAGCCACGACCTCGCCGTCGTCGGCCAGATCGCCGACCGGATCCTGGTCATGCGCGACGGCGAGATCGTCGAACAGGGACCCACCGACCGGCTCCTGCGCGCCCCGAACCACCCGTACACCCGGCAATTGCTCGACGCGGTACCGTCAGCCTCCTCACGCGGACGCCGGCTCAGCGCACCCGCACGACGCAGCCCCGGCGCGACGTCGGTCCGCGTCGCGCTGCCGGCCCGCCCGCCGGTCCGCGCCGACGACACCGTGCTCACCGCGGCCGGCCTCACCAAACGGTACGGCGAACACACCGTCGTGCGGGACGTCTCGTTCACCATCGCCCGTGGCGAGACGCTCGGGCTGGTGGGGGAGTCAGGCTCCGGCAAGAGCACCGTCGCCCGGATCATCGCCGGCCTGCTCGAACCCGACACCGGCGACGTCACCTTCGCACAGGCCGGCTGGTCCGGGGTGGCGGAGCGGCACCGCCGACCGCTGCGCCGCCGGCTCCAGGTGATCTCCCAGGATCCGTTGAGCTCGTTCGATCCCCGCTACACCGTCGGCGAGGTGATCGCCGAGAACCTGGATTCCGGTCTGTCCCGCAGCGAGCGCGCCGACCACGTCGTGGACCTGCTGCGCCGCGTCGGCCTCGGCCCGCAGCAACGGGACCGCCATCCCCGCGCGCTCTCCGGCGGCCAGCGCCAACGCGTCGCCATCGCCCGCGCCGTCGCCCCCCGGCCCAGCCTGATCGTCTGCGACGAACCGGTCTCCGCCCTCGACGTCTCCGTCCAGGCCCAGGTCCTCGACCTGCTGGCCGAACTGCGCGCCGCCGACGGCACCGCGCTCTTGTTCATCTCCCACGACCTGGGCGTCGTGCACCACCTCGCCGACCGGGTGCTGGTCATGCAGGACGGGGCGGTCGTCGAGCAGGGACCGGTCGGCGACGTCTTCTGCTTCCCACGCCACGACTACACCCGGTAG
- a CDS encoding LLM class flavin-dependent oxidoreductase, with product MPDTTLHLAAALDGLGWHPAAWRLSHADPTAPLSPRWWAALAGEAESAALDIVTLEDSLDLQSSAPDGPDGRTDQVRGRLDALLVAARIAPLTRHIGLVPTTSVTHTEPFHVSTAVATLDHVSGGRAGWRPRVSARPSEARHVGRRDLPALDPAHLDDPETVRLVGDLFAEASDAVEVVRRLWDSWQDDAEIRDVTTGRFIDRDRLHYIDFTGRWFSVKGPSIVPRPPQGQPIVAALAHSSVPYAFAARHADVVFVTPTDAGHAAAIVTEIRAAEQTVGRTGPPLRILADLLVLLDETPALARRRRARLDDLAATDVTTDAAAFTGTPGQLADLVEEWHRAGVDGFRLRPAVLPDDLTAVTRALVPGLRDRGLFRAGYPDGTLRDLLGLPRPANRYATATA from the coding sequence ATGCCCGACACCACTCTGCATCTGGCCGCGGCCCTCGACGGCCTGGGCTGGCACCCGGCCGCCTGGCGACTCTCCCACGCGGACCCCACCGCACCGCTGTCGCCCCGGTGGTGGGCCGCCCTGGCCGGCGAGGCCGAGAGCGCCGCACTGGACATTGTCACCCTGGAGGACAGCCTCGACCTGCAATCCTCCGCGCCCGACGGGCCGGACGGGCGCACCGACCAGGTCCGTGGACGGCTGGACGCGCTGCTCGTCGCCGCCCGGATCGCCCCACTGACCCGGCACATCGGACTGGTGCCCACCACCAGCGTCACGCACACCGAACCATTCCACGTCTCCACCGCCGTGGCCACCCTCGACCATGTCAGCGGCGGGAGGGCAGGCTGGCGACCCCGGGTCTCCGCCCGGCCGTCCGAGGCGCGGCACGTCGGTCGTCGTGACCTGCCAGCCCTGGACCCGGCCCACCTCGACGATCCGGAGACGGTACGCCTCGTCGGCGACCTGTTCGCCGAGGCGAGCGACGCGGTGGAGGTCGTCCGGAGACTCTGGGACAGCTGGCAGGACGACGCCGAGATCCGGGATGTCACCACCGGCCGGTTCATCGACCGGGACCGGCTGCACTACATCGACTTCACCGGCCGGTGGTTCTCGGTCAAGGGACCGTCCATCGTGCCACGTCCGCCACAGGGTCAGCCGATCGTCGCCGCCCTCGCCCACTCCTCGGTGCCGTACGCCTTCGCCGCCCGGCATGCCGACGTCGTCTTCGTCACCCCTACCGACGCCGGCCACGCCGCGGCCATCGTCACCGAGATCCGCGCCGCCGAGCAGACCGTCGGCCGCACCGGGCCGCCGCTGCGTATCCTCGCCGACCTCCTCGTCCTGCTCGACGAGACACCGGCCCTGGCTCGCCGGCGCCGGGCCCGCCTCGACGATCTGGCCGCCACCGACGTCACTACCGACGCCGCCGCGTTCACCGGCACCCCCGGTCAACTCGCCGATCTGGTCGAGGAGTGGCACCGAGCCGGCGTGGACGGGTTCCGACTGCGTCCCGCCGTCCTCCCCGACGACCTCACCGCCGTCACCCGGGCGTTGGTCCCGGGCCTGCGCGACCGGGGCCTGTTCCGTGCCGGCTACCCCGACGGGACGCTGCGCGACCTGCTCGGACTGCCCCGCCCGGCCAACCGGTACGCCACCGCGACCGCCTGA
- a CDS encoding NtaA/DmoA family FMN-dependent monooxygenase (This protein belongs to a clade of FMN-dependent monooxygenases, within a broader family of flavin-dependent oxidoreductases, the luciferase-like monooxygenase (LMM) family, some of whose members use coenzyme F420 rather than FMN.) gives MPKQIILAAHFPGVNNTTVWSDPASGSQIDFASFVHLARTAERGLFDFFFLAEGLRLREQRGRIHDLDVVGRPDTLTVLAALAAVTTHLGLAGTLNATFREPYELARQLATLDHLSGGRAAWNVVTTSDAFTGENFRRGGFLDRSLRYERAAEFVRTARELWESWAVDAVAGDRDTGRYLATAEPGAFTYHGDQFDITGHFTVPRSPQLHPVILQAGDSPDGREFAAASADAIFSRHGTLDAGQEFYRDVKSRLARHGRDPDDLKIIPGVTVVLGDTDAEAHEKAHHIRRQQVSPQTALLLLEQLWNRDLSGYDPEGPLPATDPDISAEAISRGRAGMYPDPVATARQWRTLAEEKGLGIRDLIIEVTGRQSFIGTPQQVAEQMNHFVQSDAADGFILVPHLTPGGLDEFVDEVVPLLQERGVFRTEYTGTTLREHLGLGAARPVAPVAALR, from the coding sequence GTGCCCAAGCAGATCATCCTCGCCGCGCACTTCCCCGGCGTGAACAACACCACCGTCTGGAGCGACCCCGCCTCCGGCAGCCAGATCGACTTCGCGTCCTTCGTTCACCTGGCCCGCACCGCCGAGCGGGGCCTGTTCGACTTCTTCTTCCTCGCCGAAGGGCTGCGTCTGCGTGAGCAACGCGGACGTATCCACGACCTGGACGTGGTGGGCCGGCCCGACACCCTCACCGTGCTGGCAGCCCTCGCCGCCGTCACCACCCATCTCGGCCTCGCCGGCACCCTCAACGCGACCTTCCGCGAGCCGTACGAGTTGGCCCGGCAGCTCGCCACCCTGGACCACCTCTCCGGCGGGCGAGCCGCCTGGAACGTGGTCACCACCTCCGACGCGTTCACCGGGGAGAACTTCCGCCGTGGCGGCTTCCTCGACCGGTCGCTGCGGTACGAGCGGGCCGCCGAGTTCGTCCGCACCGCGCGCGAGTTGTGGGAGTCCTGGGCAGTCGATGCCGTGGCCGGTGACCGCGACACCGGCCGGTACCTCGCCACCGCCGAACCGGGTGCCTTCACCTACCACGGCGACCAGTTCGACATCACCGGCCACTTCACCGTGCCGCGCAGCCCGCAACTGCACCCGGTGATCCTGCAGGCCGGTGACTCACCCGACGGACGGGAGTTCGCCGCCGCCAGCGCCGACGCGATCTTCTCCCGCCACGGCACCCTCGACGCCGGACAGGAGTTCTACCGGGACGTGAAGTCCCGGCTGGCTCGCCACGGCCGCGACCCGGACGATTTGAAGATCATTCCCGGGGTCACCGTCGTGCTCGGCGATACGGACGCCGAAGCCCACGAGAAGGCCCACCACATCCGCCGCCAACAGGTCAGCCCACAGACCGCCCTCCTGCTGCTGGAACAACTGTGGAACCGCGACCTGTCCGGCTACGACCCCGAAGGGCCGCTACCCGCCACCGACCCGGACATCTCCGCTGAGGCGATCAGCCGTGGCCGGGCCGGCATGTACCCCGACCCGGTCGCCACCGCCCGCCAGTGGCGCACCCTCGCCGAGGAGAAGGGTCTCGGCATCCGCGACCTGATCATCGAGGTCACCGGCCGGCAGTCCTTCATCGGCACCCCGCAGCAGGTCGCCGAGCAGATGAACCACTTCGTGCAGTCCGACGCCGCCGACGGGTTCATCCTGGTGCCGCACCTGACCCCCGGCGGCCTCGACGAATTCGTGGACGAGGTCGTCCCGCTGTTGCAGGAACGTGGTGTGTTCCGTACCGAGTACACCGGCACCACCTTGCGCGAGCACCTCGGCCTCGGTGCTGCCCGACCGGTCGCGCCCGTGGCGGCTCTGCGATGA
- a CDS encoding LLM class flavin-dependent oxidoreductase, producing the protein MKFLLITLITHLPDPVTGQRKSTTERFREVVDNAVLAEQLGFDGYGVGERHERPFISSSPPVVLSHIAARTSTIRLFTAVTTLSLLDPVRAYEDYATLDHLSGGRLELIIGKGNGAAQAQLFHVTADDQWERNREGYELFRRLWREEKVTWSGRFRPPLTDAETWPRPLQQPIRVWHGSATSRESVDLAARYGDPLFSANVTNPIEPYAELIRYYRERWLHYGHDPADALVGAGTAGFYAARTSQEAVTTYRPIFDARVAALRELGVQPVFDTLEDAIERSSILVGSPQQIIDKVLRYHDRFGHEVIHLPADAGGLTDKQHRQTLELFQAEIAPVLRRAIPSRPLHRPSSAVTA; encoded by the coding sequence ATGAAGTTCCTGCTCATCACCCTCATCACCCACCTGCCCGACCCGGTGACCGGGCAGCGCAAGAGCACCACCGAACGGTTCCGCGAGGTCGTCGACAACGCGGTGCTCGCCGAGCAACTGGGCTTCGACGGGTACGGCGTCGGCGAGCGCCACGAGCGGCCCTTCATCTCCTCCTCACCACCGGTGGTACTCAGCCACATCGCCGCCCGCACGTCCACCATCCGGCTGTTCACCGCCGTCACCACCCTCAGCCTGCTGGACCCGGTCCGGGCCTACGAGGACTACGCCACCCTGGACCACCTCTCCGGCGGCCGACTGGAGCTGATCATCGGCAAGGGCAACGGCGCCGCCCAGGCGCAACTGTTCCACGTCACCGCCGACGACCAGTGGGAACGCAACCGGGAAGGCTACGAGCTGTTCCGGCGGCTGTGGCGGGAGGAGAAGGTCACCTGGTCCGGCCGGTTCCGCCCGCCGCTCACCGATGCCGAGACCTGGCCCCGACCACTGCAACAGCCCATCCGGGTCTGGCACGGCAGCGCCACCAGCCGCGAGTCCGTGGACCTGGCCGCCCGCTACGGAGACCCGCTCTTCTCCGCCAACGTCACCAACCCCATCGAGCCGTACGCCGAGCTGATCCGCTACTACCGCGAGCGGTGGCTGCACTATGGCCACGACCCGGCCGACGCCCTGGTAGGCGCCGGCACCGCCGGCTTCTACGCGGCGCGGACCTCCCAGGAGGCGGTCACGACCTATCGACCCATCTTCGACGCGCGGGTCGCGGCGCTGCGGGAACTCGGCGTGCAACCGGTCTTCGACACCCTCGAGGACGCCATCGAACGCAGCTCGATCCTGGTCGGCAGCCCGCAGCAGATCATCGACAAGGTGCTGCGCTACCACGACCGGTTCGGCCACGAAGTGATCCATCTACCGGCCGACGCCGGTGGCCTGACCGACAAGCAGCACCGGCAGACGCTGGAGCTCTTCCAGGCCGAGATCGCCCCCGTGCTACGCCGGGCCATCCCCAGCCGTCCCCTGCACCGACCGTCGTCCGCCGTCACCGCCTGA
- a CDS encoding LLM class flavin-dependent oxidoreductase: MPSTPLSVLDLSPVPAGGTVGDALRNTIDLARRVEQFGYQRYWLAEHHFAPGVASAAPAVLIGQVAAATSHIRVGSGAVQLGHQTPLAVLEQFGTLDALYPGRIDLGLGRSGQRRAEATRELAGDAPPPTEARVVGGLLIPPPFSFAKILTSPRAALHSALLQQPGARSPAFDEQVGDLLALLRGDYRDPDGLDAHVTPGEGADLQIWLLGSSGGESAQLAGALGLPFAANYHVSPATVLDAVAAYRAAFRPSATLAEPYVIVSADVVVAPDDAAARRLAAPYGLWVRSIRSGLGAIPFPSPEQATGHTWTPEDRDLVADRVDTQFVGSPDTVAGKLRTLRDVTSADELLVTTITHAHADRVSSYELLAKEWHG, translated from the coding sequence ATGCCATCGACTCCACTGTCCGTGCTCGACCTGTCCCCGGTGCCCGCGGGCGGCACCGTGGGCGACGCCCTGCGCAACACCATCGACCTTGCCCGCCGCGTCGAGCAGTTCGGCTACCAGCGGTACTGGCTCGCCGAACACCACTTCGCGCCCGGAGTCGCCAGCGCCGCCCCGGCAGTGCTGATCGGACAGGTCGCCGCCGCCACCAGCCACATCCGGGTCGGTTCCGGCGCCGTGCAACTCGGCCACCAGACCCCACTGGCCGTACTGGAGCAGTTCGGCACCCTGGACGCCCTCTACCCGGGCCGGATCGACCTCGGCCTCGGCCGCTCCGGTCAACGCCGCGCCGAGGCGACCCGGGAACTCGCCGGTGACGCCCCGCCCCCGACCGAGGCACGGGTGGTCGGCGGGCTGCTCATCCCGCCCCCGTTCTCGTTCGCGAAGATCCTCACCTCCCCTCGCGCCGCGCTGCACTCCGCGCTCCTGCAACAACCCGGTGCCCGGTCACCGGCCTTCGACGAGCAGGTCGGGGACCTGCTCGCCCTGCTGCGCGGCGACTACCGCGACCCCGACGGCCTCGACGCACACGTGACACCGGGCGAGGGCGCCGACCTGCAGATCTGGCTGCTGGGCAGCAGCGGAGGCGAGAGCGCCCAGCTCGCCGGCGCGCTCGGCCTGCCGTTCGCCGCCAACTACCACGTCAGCCCGGCAACCGTGCTCGACGCCGTCGCGGCGTACCGGGCGGCGTTCCGGCCCTCGGCGACGCTGGCCGAACCGTACGTCATCGTCTCCGCCGACGTCGTCGTCGCACCCGACGACGCCGCCGCCCGCCGCCTCGCCGCCCCCTACGGCCTATGGGTGCGCAGCATCCGCAGCGGACTCGGCGCGATCCCGTTCCCGAGCCCCGAGCAGGCCACCGGACACACGTGGACGCCGGAGGACCGGGACCTGGTGGCAGACCGGGTCGACACCCAGTTCGTCGGCTCACCGGACACTGTCGCCGGTAAGCTGCGCACCCTCCGAGACGTCACCTCCGCCGACGAACTGCTCGTCACCACCATCACTCACGCGCACGCCGACCGGGTCAGCTCCTACGAGCTGCTCGCCAAGGAATGGCATGGCTGA
- a CDS encoding flavin reductase family protein has protein sequence MSVTTEPTTTVDPDRFRGLLRHQAAAVTVITAAGQPPVGFTATSFTSVSLHPPLVSFCIAHNTSSWPVIARADHIAVHLLTRNQDDIARTFATSGIDRFAGHARWSTGPHGVPVLPDALAWLVCRVTDRITAGDHAIVLAEPVAGEHNDGEPLIYHRGRYAGLHRDAVPPNPTQA, from the coding sequence ATGTCCGTCACCACCGAGCCGACAACCACCGTGGACCCAGACAGGTTCCGCGGCCTGCTACGCCACCAGGCCGCCGCCGTCACCGTGATCACCGCCGCCGGGCAACCGCCCGTCGGATTCACCGCGACGTCGTTCACCTCGGTCTCGCTGCATCCCCCTCTGGTGTCGTTCTGCATCGCCCACAACACCTCCAGTTGGCCTGTCATCGCCCGGGCCGATCACATCGCTGTCCACCTGCTCACCCGCAACCAGGACGACATCGCCCGGACCTTCGCCACGAGCGGCATCGACCGGTTCGCCGGCCACGCCCGCTGGAGCACCGGGCCGCACGGCGTACCCGTCCTGCCTGACGCACTGGCGTGGCTGGTCTGCCGGGTCACCGATCGGATCACCGCCGGTGACCACGCCATCGTGCTCGCCGAACCGGTGGCCGGCGAGCACAACGACGGTGAACCGCTGATCTACCACCGGGGGCGCTACGCGGGGCTGCACCGCGACGCCGTACCCCCGAACCCGACGCAGGCGTGA
- a CDS encoding LLM class flavin-dependent oxidoreductase, with protein sequence MSPRFLWYIPNEIDPGHRGDDLVDDHNSLETLTRHAKTLEAHGWDGALIGTGWGRPDTFTVATALAARTTTFQPLVAIRPGYWHPANFAAAAATLDHLTGGRLLVNIVSGSDNPSAYGDREGNQARRYARTGEFLRLVRRLWTAEDVTHHGDHFHVTNSTVMPRMTGRAGRRHAPLYFGGASPAAERVAATEADVQLFWGEPLDDIRERIDRLNRLAAELGREHPPLEFGLRITTLVRDTREQAWADAEAKVARLAAAGHSGAGGPGWQTAAGQRRLLDLAARADVLDDNLYTAPGRFGAIGAGATWLVGSTEDVAKSLRNYQDLGITHFILSDTPYLPELKRQGDQLLPLLCGRLAPATRPQGRHPS encoded by the coding sequence ATGAGCCCCCGGTTCCTCTGGTACATCCCCAACGAGATCGATCCGGGCCACCGGGGCGACGACCTCGTGGACGATCACAACAGCCTGGAGACACTCACCCGCCACGCGAAGACTCTCGAGGCCCACGGCTGGGACGGTGCGCTCATCGGCACCGGCTGGGGACGACCCGACACCTTCACGGTCGCCACCGCGCTCGCGGCTCGGACGACCACCTTTCAGCCGCTGGTCGCGATCCGACCCGGCTACTGGCATCCGGCCAACTTCGCCGCCGCAGCGGCCACGTTGGACCACCTCACCGGCGGCCGGCTGCTGGTCAACATCGTGTCGGGTTCCGACAACCCGTCCGCCTACGGAGACCGGGAAGGGAACCAGGCTCGGCGGTACGCCCGCACCGGAGAGTTCCTCCGGCTGGTCCGCAGGCTGTGGACAGCGGAGGACGTCACCCACCACGGCGACCACTTCCACGTCACCAACTCCACCGTGATGCCGAGGATGACCGGCCGAGCCGGACGCCGCCACGCCCCGCTCTACTTCGGCGGTGCCTCCCCGGCCGCCGAGCGGGTAGCGGCCACCGAGGCCGACGTACAGCTCTTCTGGGGTGAGCCGCTCGACGACATCCGCGAGCGGATCGATCGGCTCAACCGCCTCGCCGCCGAGCTGGGACGGGAGCATCCACCACTCGAGTTCGGGCTACGGATCACCACGCTGGTCCGGGACACCCGCGAACAGGCCTGGGCCGACGCGGAGGCCAAGGTCGCGCGGCTGGCCGCGGCCGGCCATAGCGGAGCCGGGGGCCCGGGCTGGCAGACCGCGGCGGGTCAGCGGCGGCTGCTCGACCTGGCCGCCCGGGCCGACGTGCTCGACGACAACCTCTACACCGCACCGGGCAGGTTCGGCGCCATCGGGGCCGGTGCCACCTGGCTGGTCGGCTCGACGGAGGACGTCGCGAAGTCGCTGCGCAACTATCAGGACCTGGGCATCACCCACTTCATCCTCTCCGACACCCCCTACCTGCCGGAACTCAAACGCCAGGGCGACCAGCTCCTCCCGCTCCTGTGTGGACGACTGGCGCCGGCAACCAGACCGCAAGGTCGACACCCATCGTGA